Proteins from a single region of Flavobacterium sp. YJ01:
- a CDS encoding aldose epimerase family protein codes for MEIKHISHLNEIHNCKLFGLMPNKEEIYSFELVNKNGMKVQIINYGATVTSIQIPVNGKLTDVVLGFDNLEAYLESYNLPSAPYFGTTVGRYAGRIHKASFTLNDIEFKLDENNNGNALHGGDMGFGRKIWNVANVISGENPSVTFSLLSEHLDEGFPGEMTVYLTYTLTEENELKLEYKATSTEDTVINLTHHSYFNLDGHDTNVLEQQMFIKSAKMLETNSDNIPTGNYTDLTNHDFDFRNPKNCPFPIDNSFVVNSKTEIVAQLISLKNNLRMNVYTDQPSVHIYVGGNCFGKLKGKENVDYNAQSGICFETQNFPDAPNHAHFPNAVLKKGEEYTQKTLYKFESLN; via the coding sequence ATGGAAATAAAACACATATCGCATTTAAATGAGATTCATAATTGCAAATTATTCGGTTTAATGCCTAATAAAGAAGAAATTTATTCTTTTGAATTAGTTAATAAAAACGGAATGAAAGTTCAAATCATTAATTATGGTGCAACTGTAACCTCAATTCAGATTCCTGTAAATGGAAAATTAACCGATGTTGTATTAGGGTTTGACAATTTAGAAGCGTATTTAGAATCGTATAATTTGCCAAGCGCTCCTTATTTTGGAACAACGGTTGGACGTTACGCAGGCCGCATTCATAAAGCGTCTTTTACGTTAAATGATATCGAATTTAAGCTTGATGAAAATAATAACGGAAATGCGCTTCACGGCGGCGATATGGGATTTGGAAGAAAAATCTGGAATGTAGCAAACGTGATTTCTGGAGAAAATCCATCGGTTACTTTTAGCCTTTTGAGCGAACATTTAGACGAAGGTTTTCCTGGAGAAATGACCGTTTATTTGACTTACACTTTAACTGAAGAAAACGAATTAAAGTTAGAATATAAAGCAACGTCAACAGAAGATACGGTTATCAATTTGACGCATCACAGTTATTTTAACCTCGACGGACATGACACGAATGTTTTAGAACAGCAAATGTTTATCAAATCGGCAAAAATGCTGGAAACGAATTCTGATAATATTCCGACAGGAAATTATACCGATTTGACAAATCATGATTTTGATTTCAGAAATCCAAAAAACTGTCCATTTCCAATTGACAATTCATTCGTTGTAAATTCTAAAACTGAAATTGTGGCGCAACTGATTAGTTTGAAAAACAATTTAAGAATGAATGTTTACACCGATCAGCCAAGTGTACATATTTATGTAGGCGGAAATTGTTTCGGAAAACTAAAAGGAAAAGAAAATGTAGATTATAATGCGCAAAGCGGAATTTGTTTTGAAACACAAAATTTTCCAGACGCGCCAAATCACGCCCATTTTCCGAATGCAGTTTTGAAAAAAGGCGAAGAATACACGCAAAAAACGCTTTACAAATTTGAAAGTTTAAATTAA
- a CDS encoding UDP-glucose--hexose-1-phosphate uridylyltransferase: MKNFDINEDPHRRFNPLINEWVLVSPHRAKRPWQGQNETISTEQLPKYDPTCYLCPGNVRANGVNNPAYESSFVFENDFAAMKQDEIIFEDDIKHTFFKAKPEQGISRVVCFSPRHDLTLPEMEIADIENIIKTWQREYTDLGNIKYINHVQIFENKGSVMGCSNPHPHGQIWAQSSLPTQVEKTQNSLKSYYDKNKRTLLEDYVEAELKAGERIVIENDHFVALVPFWAIWPYETMIVSKRAVNKITNFTGEESKSFAKILKQLTTKYDNLFNTSFPYSSGIHQSPTDGLDHPEWHFHMHFYPPLLRSATVKKFMVGYEMLGESQRDITPEKSAEILRQLSEVHYKSLVKA, from the coding sequence ATGAAAAATTTTGACATTAACGAAGATCCGCACAGACGCTTCAATCCATTAATTAACGAATGGGTATTAGTTTCGCCACATCGTGCAAAACGTCCTTGGCAAGGGCAAAATGAAACCATTTCAACAGAACAACTTCCAAAATACGATCCGACATGTTATTTATGTCCAGGAAATGTTCGCGCAAATGGCGTAAATAATCCAGCATACGAAAGCAGTTTTGTTTTTGAAAATGATTTTGCCGCAATGAAACAGGATGAAATTATTTTTGAAGACGATATTAAACATACTTTTTTTAAAGCAAAACCAGAACAAGGAATTTCTAGAGTAGTTTGTTTTTCTCCACGTCACGATTTGACTCTTCCAGAAATGGAAATTGCCGATATCGAAAACATCATCAAAACTTGGCAGAGAGAATACACGGATTTAGGAAATATCAAATACATTAATCACGTTCAAATTTTTGAAAATAAAGGAAGTGTAATGGGTTGCAGCAATCCGCATCCGCACGGACAAATTTGGGCGCAATCTTCTTTGCCAACTCAGGTTGAAAAAACACAAAATAGCTTAAAATCGTATTACGATAAAAATAAAAGAACGCTTTTGGAAGATTATGTTGAAGCTGAATTGAAAGCTGGAGAAAGAATCGTAATCGAAAACGATCATTTTGTGGCTTTAGTTCCTTTTTGGGCAATCTGGCCTTACGAAACCATGATTGTAAGCAAAAGAGCGGTAAACAAAATCACCAATTTTACTGGTGAAGAAAGTAAATCTTTCGCTAAAATATTAAAGCAATTAACTACGAAGTACGATAATTTATTCAATACTTCTTTTCCATATTCGTCAGGAATTCACCAATCTCCAACAGATGGTTTAGATCATCCAGAATGGCATTTCCACATGCATTTTTATCCGCCTTTGTTAAGATCGGCAACGGTAAAAAAATTCATGGTCGGATACGAAATGTTAGGCGAATCGCAGCGTGATATTACACCTGAAAAAAGTGCTGAAATTTTAAGACAATTGTCTGAAGTACATTATAAAAGTCTGGTTAAAGCTTAA
- the galK gene encoding galactokinase, whose protein sequence is MNDILIQNTVAFFEKSFGSSPEKTVLSPGRINIIGEHIDYNDGYVLPAAIDKVICFAFSKNNTKTSKIIAIDLNEEFEIDLTQEVKLSDVVWTNYIRGVIKQLQDNGFSFEGFNCVFSSNIPVGSGLSSSAALECGTIFGIKSLFDLKIERKDISLLGQKAEHWVGINCGIMDQFSSVHGLENKVIKLDCNTLDFEYHNADFKDYSLILFDSNVKHSLFTSEYNTRRIECEEGLSIIKNHFPEVKSFRDSSVEQVLSLKDKMSEKVFDRVHFVVKEINRVIKACEALDAGNIELLGELLFETHYGLSKEYEVSCEELDMLVDTAKEDDAIIGSRLMGGGFGGCTINLVKKGHENEVKSKFSKLYLDTFGIELKFYDVKISNGTTLL, encoded by the coding sequence ATGAATGATATTTTAATACAAAATACCGTTGCTTTTTTCGAAAAATCTTTCGGTTCTTCTCCAGAAAAAACGGTTCTTTCTCCAGGTAGAATTAATATTATTGGAGAACATATTGACTATAATGATGGTTACGTTTTACCTGCCGCAATTGACAAAGTAATTTGTTTTGCTTTTTCTAAAAACAACACTAAAACTTCTAAAATAATCGCGATTGATTTGAATGAAGAATTTGAAATCGATTTAACTCAAGAAGTAAAATTGAGCGATGTCGTTTGGACAAATTACATTCGTGGTGTAATCAAACAATTGCAAGATAACGGATTTTCGTTTGAAGGTTTCAACTGCGTTTTCAGCAGTAATATTCCGGTTGGTTCTGGATTATCTTCTTCTGCAGCTTTAGAATGCGGAACGATTTTCGGAATCAAATCTCTTTTTGATTTAAAAATTGAGAGAAAAGATATTTCATTATTAGGACAAAAAGCAGAACATTGGGTTGGAATCAATTGCGGAATTATGGACCAGTTTTCGAGCGTTCATGGTTTGGAAAATAAAGTAATAAAACTGGATTGCAATACTTTAGATTTTGAATATCACAACGCCGATTTCAAAGATTATTCTTTGATTCTGTTTGATTCTAATGTAAAACACTCGCTTTTTACATCAGAATATAATACAAGAAGAATTGAATGCGAAGAAGGTTTATCGATTATAAAAAATCATTTTCCAGAAGTAAAGAGTTTTAGAGATTCTTCTGTAGAACAAGTTTTAAGTTTGAAAGATAAAATGAGCGAGAAAGTTTTCGATAGAGTTCATTTTGTTGTAAAAGAAATTAATCGCGTAATAAAAGCGTGCGAGGCTTTAGACGCAGGAAATATTGAACTTTTAGGCGAATTGCTTTTTGAAACACATTACGGTTTATCTAAAGAATATGAGGTAAGCTGCGAAGAATTAGATATGCTGGTTGATACAGCAAAAGAAGATGACGCAATTATTGGTTCTAGGCTAATGGGCGGCGGTTTCGGAGGTTGCACAATCAATTTAGTTAAAAAAGGACATGAAAATGAGGTAAAGAGTAAGTTTTCGAAACTTTATTTAGATACATTTGGAATTGAATTAAAATTCTACGATGTAAAAATCTCAAACGGAACAACGCTACTTTAA